From a single Brassica napus cultivar Da-Ae chromosome C9, Da-Ae, whole genome shotgun sequence genomic region:
- the LOC106394263 gene encoding uncharacterized protein LOC106394263: MQFGCLIETRVKEKRAGKIISEVFQGWDNISNYEHHRLGRLWVVWGPMVRLTPVYKSNQLITCSVLMKGKGEEFFCSFVYALNGVEERKSMWEELKDHHDAPMIKHKKWMIMGDFNEILEGEVHSDYEDIPRVPPGMRDFQEVARYCSLTDMSYQGSKFTWRNKREDGLICKKLDRVLVNEEWLHTSKAYCVFESGWCSDHLRCRIHWDVEEKKKIRPFKFTNSISKMEEFIPLMRDQWRGREALYHYTSAMFMLTKQLKALKQPLRMLSKIKMGDLSRRMREAFVDLCEKQKLTLERPVLETINEEIKAYDKWQRLAGLEEEFLKQRSKLHWLDVGDGNNKDFHSAIKIREVRNSIREIVRADGTIAKTDDDIKEEAYKFFAEFMTAQPQDFEGVTMEKLKEILRFQCSNEDCEKLEREVSKEKVKSALFKMPGDKFPGPDGFTSEFFKEACPVIGEDVTVAVQSFFQKGFLPKGVNSTILALIPKKRRQR, translated from the coding sequence ATGCAGTTTGGATGTTTGATTGAGACAAGAGTGAAGGAAAAGAGGGCAGGGaagattatttcagaagtttttCAAGGTTGGGACAATATATCAAATTACGAGCACCACAGATTGGGAAGATTATGGGTTGTTTGGGGGCCAATGGTGAGATTGACTCCAGTGTATAAAAGTAATCAGCTCATCACGTGCTCTGTGTTAATGAAGGGGAAGGGAGAAGAGTTTTTCTGTAGTTTTGTTTATGCTTTGAATGGGGTTGAAGAGAGGAAGAGTATGTGGGAAGAGTTGAAGGATCACCATGATGCTCCGATGATAAAACACAAGAAATGGATGATAATGGGGGATTTCAATGAGATTTTAGAGGGAGAGGTACATTCAGATTATGAAGATATTCCAAGGGTTCCACCGGGTATGAGGGACTTTCAAGAGGTCGCTAGATACTGCAGTCTAACGGATATGAGTTACCAGGGGTCGAAGTTTACTTGGCGCAACAAGAGGGAAGATGGACTAATATGTAAGAAGTTAGATCGAGTTCTGGTTAATGAGGAATGGCTTCATACTTCAAAAGCTTATTGTGTATTTGAATCGGGATGGTGCTCGGATCATTTAAGATGTAGAATACACTGGGAtgtggaggagaagaagaaaataaggcCTTTTAAATTCACAAATTCGATTTCTAAGATGGAGGAGTTCATTCCTTTGATGCGGGATCAATGGAGGGGCAGAGAAGCCTTATATCACTATACTTCTGCAATGTTTATGCTAACTAAACAACTTAAAGCTTTGAAGCAGCCTCTGAGAATGTTAAGTAAGATAAAAATGGGTGATTTGTCTAGGAGAATGAGAGAAGCGTTTGTTGATCTATGTGAAAAGCAGAAGTTAACTCTAGAGAGACCAGTACTGGAGACAATCAATGAAGAGATCAAGGCTTATGATAAATGGCAAAGGCTAGCAGGGTTAGAGGAAGAATTCTTAAAGCAACGATCGAAGTTACATTGGTTGGATGTTGGCGATGGAAATAACAAGGATTTTCACAGTGCTATAAAGATAAGAGAAGTGAGAAACAGTATAAGGGAGATAGTTCGAGCTGATGGCACTATAGCAAAAACGGATGATGATATAAAGGAGGAGGCATATAAGTTTTTTGCTGAGTTTATGACGGCTCAACCTCAGGATTTTGAAGGAGTTACAATGGAGAAGTTAAAGGAGATATTGAGATTTCAATGCAGTAATGAGGACTGTGAGAAGTTGGAAAGAGAAGTTTCAAAGGAAAAGGTCAAGAGTGCTTTGTTTAAAATGCCAGGAGATAAATTCCCAGGACCAGACGGTTTTACATCAGAGTTCTTTAAAGAAGCATGCCCAGTAATAGGAGAAGATGTAACAGTGGCAGTCCAATCCTTTTTCCAGAAGGGGTTCTTACCTAAGGGAGTGAATTCCACTATTCTGGCGCTAATACCAAAAAAGAGGAGGCAAAGGTAA